GGGCGCATTTTATTTTTATGAAGAAAATGCTTCCAGTAACTAAATGCTCCAAGTCTTAAGAGCCTGTAAATTCACTTCGGGGCAAATCAAACTCGCAAAATAATTTGAATAGAATTTAATAATATTTCAATGTAATTATTTTGCTCATACAGTTGATTTGCTTATCCCTCGTCGGATTAACAGGCTCTATAAGACTTTCCGCAATGTTACTTCCAGCATTTTCTTCAAAATTTGAAAATGCGCCCAATCGAAGGTGAACATATTGCAGTATTCGGAAAAAACATGTATTATAAAATTAATTTTGAAAATACCCGCCTTTGAAAAGACGGGTATTATAAGAGGTAGAAATATTCAACTACCTGCCACTGAAGTGGCAGGTTTGAACGACGCCTGCATTTGCTTTAGTCGACTTTCAGTCGAAAATATAATCCCTGCACTTTAGTACAGGCGTCGTTAAGATTAAAATGGAAGGGGAAGTAAAGTTGGGTCTAGTCGTAGTTGAAAGATGCCCGGATTATAATGATGACAATGTATTAAAAGTATTGAGGAAAGTTTTTGAAAGCTTAGGGGGTGTAAATAAATACATAAAACCAGGTATGAAGGTAGTATTGAAACCAAACCTGGTAAAGAAAAAGAGACCTGAAGATGCGGCAACTACACATCCTTCGGTAGTAAAAGCAGTTGCAAAACTGGTAAGGGAAGTAGGAGGTATAGTTACAATTGTGGAAAGTCCGGGAGGCTTATTTACCATATCTTCATTAAGAGGAATTTATTCTTTCTGCGGTATTGAAAAAGCTGCTTTGGAGGTAGGAGCAAATTTAAATTATAATTTAAGTGAGACTGTTGTAGAAAACCCTGACGGAAAGTATCTTAAAAGGGTTACTATTGTAAAGGCCCTTGCTGATGCAGATCTTATTATAAATTTACCTAAACTGAAAACCCACGGGCAGATGGTATACACCGGGGCAGTGAAAAACATGTTTGGGGCTGTACCGGGTGAGTTAAAAGCAGAATATCATTTAAGAATGTCTCAATATGATGAATTTGCAAATGCATTAATTGATATTTATTTGAGTGTAAAACCTGTCCTTAACATAATGGATGCTGTAGTCGGGATGGATGGGGCAGGTCCTACAGCCGGCAATCCAAAACAAATCGGGTTGATAATAGCAGGAGAAGACGGTTTTGAGGTTGATTTTACCGCACTAAAACTCATTAATGCAAATCCCCTTGACATACCCGTTATAAATCAGGCAGTAAAAAGAAGGCTGTGTCCCGATAGTTTCGAAAATATTGAAATATGTTGTGAAGGTTTAGATTCCTTTGAAGATTTAGATTCCTTCAAGGTGGAAAACTTCCATATGCCCCAGCTGGACACTCTAAAGACAATAATGTATTATGATAGGGGTATAATGAAATTTTTTATTAATTGGCTAAAACCACGTCCTGTTTTTCAGCATGAAAAATGCATAGGTTGTACAGAGTGTAAAAGAGTATGCCCTGCAGGTGTTATTTCTATGAAAAACCACAAACCG
The Bacillota bacterium genome window above contains:
- a CDS encoding DUF362 domain-containing protein gives rise to the protein MEGEVKLGLVVVERCPDYNDDNVLKVLRKVFESLGGVNKYIKPGMKVVLKPNLVKKKRPEDAATTHPSVVKAVAKLVREVGGIVTIVESPGGLFTISSLRGIYSFCGIEKAALEVGANLNYNLSETVVENPDGKYLKRVTIVKALADADLIINLPKLKTHGQMVYTGAVKNMFGAVPGELKAEYHLRMSQYDEFANALIDIYLSVKPVLNIMDAVVGMDGAGPTAGNPKQIGLIIAGEDGFEVDFTALKLINANPLDIPVINQAVKRRLCPDSFENIEICCEGLDSFEDLDSFKVENFHMPQLDTLKTIMYYDRGIMKFFINWLKPRPVFQHEKCIGCTECKRVCPAGVISMKNHKPEVDLKGCIRCFCCQELCPEKAVYIKRPALLDIYIRHRKKVRMGDKNNNEEGN